The following are from one region of the Nicotiana tomentosiformis chromosome 7, ASM39032v3, whole genome shotgun sequence genome:
- the LOC104085331 gene encoding uncharacterized protein, with amino-acid sequence MKFTDSPVIDLQVLNSQLSFHQDNGSMHVGTSVWPCSLVLVKFAERWHPQTCAVTPNPYSDILNLHNKRGIELGAGCGVAAMGLFLLGLNNVVITDISPVMPALKHNLKKNKPVLNKSLKTAQLNWSNQDQIKSLNPPFDVVVATDVVYLEETVGPLLSAMEALVGENGVVLLGYQLRSPEAHTKFWELSGDMFDIEKVPHEHLHPEYAYEETDVYIFRKKKKQ; translated from the coding sequence ATGAAGTTCACAGATTCGCCGGTGATCGATCTTCAAGTGCTAAATTCTCAGCTATCTTTCCACCAAGACAATGGATCCATGCACGTAGGTACCAGCGTATGGCCCTGTTCACTAGTCCTCGTCAAATTCGCCGAACGTTGGCATCCTCAAACATGCGCCGTTACTCCAAATCCTTATTCCGACATTCTTAACCTCCACAACAAGCGCGGTATAGAACTCGGCGCCGGCTGTGGAGTAGCCGCCATGGGCCTTTTCTTGCTGGGACTGAACAACGTCGTTATCACTGATATCTCTCCCGTTATGCCGGCCCTAAAACACAACCTTAAGAAAAACAAGCCCGTTTTGAATAAGTCTTTGAAAACGGCTCAGTTGAATTGGTCCAATCAAGACCAGATAAAGTCCCTTAACCCACCGTTTGATGTCGTTGTTGCCACTGATGTGGTGTACTTGGAGGAGACGGTGGGTCCATTGCTGTCGGCTATGGAAGCTTTAGTGGGAGAAAACGGCGTCGTTTTGCTGGGTTACCAGCTGAGATCTCCTGAAGCGCATACGAAGTTCTGGGAGCTTAGCGGAGACATGTTTGATATCGAGAAGGTTCCACACGAGCATTTACATCCAGAGTACGCGTACGAGGAGACCGACGTTTATATTTTcagaaagaagaagaaacaaTAG
- the LOC104085332 gene encoding zinc finger protein MAGPIE: MTEEVISSGFNSIEGSNPLPLKKKRNLPGNPDPEAEVIALSPKTLMATNRFLCEICGKGFQRDQNLQLHRRGHNLPWKLKQRTSKEVRKRVYVCPEKSCVHHHASRALGDLTGIKKHYCRKHGEKKWKCEKCSKRYAVQSDWKAHSKTCGTREYRCDCGTIFSRRDSFVTHRAFCDALAEETARVTAASNMHNLLAGNNINYHFIGSPLGPNMSQHFSSLFKPISTNNENSDPIMRRDQLSLWNMGQVSQQQETIGNNNLQEIHQISPLIQTSAAAVYDTNTLLAPRSNPPPVNYNHVNWEQLTNTSSANITVPSLFSNQHQSHQQISPSSTASMSATALLQKAAQIGSTTTTTDPSFLGNNFGMNNCNGKNNNVQVQEVNNNKFCGFYVTTTNNSISTSLGSDVDQGSVNEFSTLNQLQMYNPPSKRRHIQTREDSVTGGGVGGQTRDFLGVGVQSICHPSSINGWI, encoded by the exons ATGACAGAGGAAGTGATCTCAAGTGGATTTAACTCAATTGAAGGATCCAATCCTCTCCCTCTCAAGAAAAAAAGAAACCTTCCGGGAAATCCAG ATCCTGAAGCAGAAGTGATTGCCTTATCACCAAAGACACTGATGGCAACCAACAGATTCTTGTGTGAAATTTGTGGAAAAGGTTTTCAAAGGGATCAAAATCTGCAACTTCATAGGAGAGGACATAATTTACCTTGGAAACTAAAGCAAAGGACTTCAAAAGAAGTGAGAAAGAGAGTATACGTTTGCCCTGAAAAGAGCTGTGTTCACCATCACGCTTCAAGAGCTTTAGGAGATCTCACTGGGATAAAGAAACACTACTGTAGAAAACATGGAGAGAAGAAGTGGAAATGTGAGAAATGCTCTAAACGCTATGCTGTGCAATCGGATTGGAAAGCTCACTCCAAAACTTGTGGCACTAGGGAATATAGATGTGATTGTGGCACTATTTTTTCCAG GCGAGATAGCTTCGTGACTCATAGAGCATTTTGTGATGCATTAGCTGAGGAAACAGCTAGAGTTACTGCAGCATCAAATATGCACAACCTATTGGCTGGAAACAACATCAATTACCATTTTATAGGTTCCCCCTTAGGTCCAAACATGTCACAACATTTCTCTTCTCTTTTCAAACCAATTTCAACCAACAATGAAAACTCAGACCCAATTATGAGAAGAGATCAACTGTCGCTTTGGAATATGGGTCAAGTATCTCAACAGCAAGAAACAATAGGCAACAATAATCTCCAAGAAATCCATCAAATAAGTCCTCTAATTCAAACTTCAGCTGCAGCTGTTTATGACACAAATACCCTTCTTGCACCACGTTCAAATCCTCCACCAGTAAATTACAACCATGTTAACTGGGAACAATTAACAAACACTTCATCTGCAAACATAACTGTTCCATCACTGTTTAGTAACCAACACCAATCTCATCAGCAAATTTCACCTTCTTCTACTGCAAGTATGTCAGCAACAGCTTTGCTACAAAAAGCTGCTCAGATAGGATCAACAACCACAACTACAGACCCATCATTTCTTGGAAACAATTTTGGGATGAATAATTGCAACGGCAAGAACAATAATGTTCAAGTTCAAGAAGTGAACAACAACAAGTTCTGTGGATTTTACGTTACTACTACAAATAACTCAATCAGTACTAGTCTTGGAAGTGATGTAGATCAGGGTTCAGTGAATGAGTTCTCTACTTTGAACCAGCTGCAGATGTATAATCCTCCTTCAAAACGACGTCACATACAAACTCGTGAAGATAGTGTGACAGGAGGAGGAGTGGGAGGGCAAACTAGAGATTTCTTAGGAGTTGGGGTACAATCAATCTGCCACCCTTCTTCCATCAATGGATGGATATGA